The following coding sequences lie in one bacterium genomic window:
- a CDS encoding site-specific DNA-methyltransferase encodes MAELIWDGKYQDGKKVSPVKIALPFQTIETINESTQDRQQSLDMFSSGQNTGWKNRLIWGDKKYVLPSLMGEFSGKIDLIYIDPPFNVGADFSFMATVPDDNENEEGETQFIKEPNLIEMKAYRDTWGKGVDSYVKWFGESLYGMNDLLSDTGSIYVHLDYHVVHYVKIIMDEIFGKDNFVNEIIWKRSLPHNDPKRYGSTHDTILFYSKTDKYKFNQQYTGLTDSYIKSHYNQKDENGRAFQLTSLAASGVGPPRKFGDKILTPPKGNHWRYSQENIDLLLKEGRIVFTSTGNPRYKRYMDEMKGPALQSIWDDVLPVNSQAAERVSYATQKPEALLERIIKASSNEGDLVADFFCGSGTTLATAEKLKRKWIGCDLGRFAIHTTRKRLLSISGIRPFVLQNLGKYERQAWQAAEFSEPKKQVEKELNYRRFILDLYKAEPITGFAWLHGTKKDRMIHVGVVDAPITLADVKAIAAETWKSVGKGKNSPAKATVDILGWDFALEVNEVAKQIAAESGVEVHFKIIPREVLDKKAVDQGDIKFFELSSLAVEIKSDELEATARLKDFVIVPEYVPEDVQKAIRHWAQWIDYWAVDWDYKNDTFHNQWQSYRSRQNPELELNTAHSYEAPGEYSVVVKVIDILGNDTTKLVKIKVLNAKKKK; translated from the coding sequence ATGGCTGAACTAATTTGGGATGGGAAATACCAAGATGGTAAGAAAGTTTCACCAGTAAAAATTGCGCTTCCTTTTCAAACAATTGAAACAATCAACGAAAGCACTCAGGATCGCCAACAATCTTTAGATATGTTTTCAAGTGGGCAAAATACGGGTTGGAAAAACAGACTGATTTGGGGAGACAAAAAATACGTACTACCTTCGTTGATGGGTGAATTCTCAGGAAAAATTGATCTTATATACATCGATCCGCCATTTAACGTTGGAGCTGATTTTTCGTTTATGGCGACTGTTCCGGATGACAACGAAAACGAAGAAGGGGAAACTCAATTTATTAAAGAACCTAATTTAATTGAAATGAAAGCATATCGAGACACTTGGGGCAAAGGGGTTGATTCTTATGTGAAATGGTTTGGCGAATCTCTTTATGGAATGAATGATCTTTTAAGTGATACGGGGAGCATTTATGTTCACCTTGATTATCACGTTGTACATTATGTAAAAATAATAATGGATGAAATATTCGGTAAAGATAATTTCGTAAATGAGATAATTTGGAAAAGATCTTTGCCTCATAATGATCCGAAACGTTATGGTTCGACTCATGACACAATTTTGTTCTATTCGAAAACAGATAAATATAAATTCAATCAACAATATACAGGCTTGACGGATTCTTATATTAAGTCTCATTACAATCAAAAAGATGAAAATGGTCGCGCATTTCAACTTACTTCATTAGCGGCATCAGGTGTTGGCCCTCCAAGAAAATTCGGGGATAAAATCCTTACACCCCCTAAGGGAAACCATTGGAGATACTCCCAGGAAAATATTGATTTACTATTAAAAGAAGGACGGATAGTTTTCACGTCCACGGGTAATCCTCGGTATAAGCGTTATATGGATGAAATGAAGGGCCCTGCATTGCAATCTATTTGGGATGATGTTCTTCCAGTAAATTCTCAAGCCGCAGAACGTGTTTCCTACGCTACCCAAAAACCAGAGGCTCTTTTAGAGCGTATTATTAAGGCTTCTTCTAATGAGGGAGATTTGGTTGCGGATTTTTTTTGTGGATCAGGAACTACCCTAGCAACGGCCGAAAAATTAAAAAGGAAATGGATTGGGTGCGATTTAGGAAGATTCGCGATTCACACAACAAGAAAAAGATTACTTTCTATATCAGGAATCAGGCCTTTTGTTCTTCAAAACCTAGGAAAATATGAACGTCAAGCTTGGCAAGCGGCAGAATTTTCCGAGCCCAAAAAACAGGTGGAAAAAGAACTTAATTATCGACGTTTCATTTTGGATTTATATAAAGCAGAACCAATAACTGGTTTTGCTTGGCTTCATGGGACAAAGAAAGATCGCATGATACATGTTGGAGTTGTAGATGCCCCAATTACTTTGGCGGACGTGAAAGCGATAGCTGCTGAAACCTGGAAATCCGTTGGTAAAGGAAAAAACTCCCCCGCAAAAGCTACGGTGGATATTTTAGGATGGGATTTTGCTTTGGAAGTTAATGAGGTAGCGAAACAAATTGCTGCGGAATCCGGAGTAGAAGTCCATTTCAAAATTATTCCTCGGGAAGTGCTTGATAAGAAGGCCGTAGACCAAGGAGACATTAAATTTTTTGAACTATCTTCTCTTGCCGTTGAAATCAAATCAGATGAACTTGAAGCAACTGCAAGACTTAAAGATTTTGTTATTGTTCCGGAATACGTTCCTGAGGACGTTCAAAAGGCCATTAGGCATTGGGCTCAGTGGATTGATTATTGGGCTGTGGATTGGGATTACAAGAACGATACCTTCCACAACCAGTGGCAAAGTTATCGTTCTCGACAGAATCCGGAACTGGAATTGAACACAGCTCACTCATACGAAGCACCGGGTGAATATTCAGTTGTAGTGAAGGTAATAGATATTCTTGGAAATGACACTACGAAACTTGTAAAGATTAAGGTTTTGAATGCCAAAAAGAAAAAGTAA
- a CDS encoding DEAD/DEAH box helicase family protein, translating to MPKRKSKKVPRNQPDLLDVTAKLKTAPCVPALRDAVKAWRAGGYKGTTETTRRLLNYWFETDHKQINGRSFQYHHSQREAIETLIFVWEYEKVRSRKALLERYATSIKNIRLPTYDEFSRYCIKMATGSGKTKVMSLVIAWQYFNSQCEEPTEAKQYAKTFLVIAPNIIVFERLRTDFEGGRIFRADPIIPKYFEIFWDFDSVMRGDGLKAHSSGMLFLSNVQQFYERLKNVKYEESDEMTSILGTDPALNKLEVSDFSERIGLRSGNLMVINDEAHHTHDEESEWNAIIRRLHLKTPITMQVDFSATPRFQKGQLFPWTISDYPLKQAILDGIVKRPFKGIAHIQEAKSKTASVRYKGFLVAGVERWKEYKEQLTPLKKKPILFVMLNDTDEADDVGDWLRTKYPKEFGEENTLVIHTDKSGEVSKADLDKARKVAHEVDSDQSPVNAIVSVLMLREGWDVQNVTVVVGLRPYTSKANILPEQTIGRGLRLMFRGQGNGYTERVDVIGNNAFISFVDDLEKLEDLKLDSFDVGKDKLSIVSIMPDPDKKKFDIGLPLISPVMVRKKSLAEEISELDVMRFQTPKLPIKKGDSEETTFTYEGFDYITLVKEVERKYTIPEPQTPQEVIGYYARQIAQEVKLPSQFAALVPRIKEFFEKKAFGREVNLEDPEILKAMTTNVSQYVCVQAFKKELQSKIVAEQTPKLEGADRLLSDLNPPFPWGRPVYESKKTILNLVPCDNEFERTFAKFLDKAEDVKSFSKIPQSFGFSIDYVDGNYNQRSYHPDFVAIAEDGTNWLLETKGQEGEETRFKDAAAERWCENASELTKKSWRYKKIPQKKFNELQPTTLLDLAVL from the coding sequence ATGCCAAAAAGAAAAAGTAAAAAAGTCCCTAGAAACCAACCTGATTTATTAGATGTGACAGCAAAGCTAAAAACTGCTCCCTGTGTACCTGCATTGAGGGATGCCGTAAAGGCTTGGCGGGCAGGGGGTTATAAGGGAACAACGGAGACTACCCGACGGTTACTTAATTATTGGTTTGAAACAGATCACAAACAAATAAATGGTCGGTCATTTCAATATCACCATTCTCAACGTGAAGCAATTGAGACTTTAATTTTCGTTTGGGAGTACGAAAAGGTACGGAGTCGTAAAGCCCTTTTGGAACGGTATGCAACCAGTATTAAGAATATCCGTCTTCCAACTTATGATGAATTTTCTCGATATTGCATCAAAATGGCAACAGGATCAGGTAAGACAAAAGTTATGTCTCTGGTTATTGCATGGCAATATTTTAATTCCCAATGTGAAGAACCGACTGAAGCCAAGCAATATGCAAAAACTTTTTTAGTGATTGCCCCAAACATTATTGTTTTTGAACGCCTCAGAACTGATTTTGAGGGTGGACGTATCTTTCGAGCAGACCCAATTATTCCAAAATATTTTGAAATTTTTTGGGATTTTGATTCTGTAATGCGTGGTGATGGCCTGAAAGCCCATAGTTCTGGAATGCTTTTTCTTTCAAATGTCCAACAGTTTTATGAACGCTTGAAAAATGTTAAATATGAAGAATCTGATGAGATGACTTCAATTTTGGGTACTGACCCTGCGTTGAATAAATTAGAGGTGTCTGATTTTTCAGAACGAATCGGTTTAAGGTCGGGAAATTTAATGGTGATAAACGATGAAGCCCACCACACACATGACGAGGAAAGCGAGTGGAATGCGATCATTCGGCGGCTTCACCTAAAAACTCCGATTACGATGCAAGTTGATTTTTCGGCTACTCCCCGGTTCCAAAAGGGCCAGCTTTTCCCCTGGACCATTTCTGATTACCCCCTCAAGCAAGCCATCCTGGATGGAATTGTCAAACGTCCTTTCAAAGGTATAGCCCATATTCAGGAAGCGAAATCTAAAACAGCTAGTGTCCGTTACAAAGGCTTCCTCGTGGCAGGGGTAGAGAGGTGGAAGGAATACAAGGAACAGTTAACACCACTCAAAAAGAAACCCATTTTATTTGTCATGCTTAACGATACGGACGAGGCGGATGATGTTGGGGATTGGCTTCGAACAAAATACCCAAAAGAATTCGGTGAAGAAAATACGCTTGTTATTCACACAGACAAATCAGGTGAAGTCTCTAAAGCAGATTTGGACAAAGCCCGAAAAGTAGCCCATGAAGTAGATAGCGACCAAAGTCCCGTTAATGCCATCGTTAGCGTATTAATGCTCCGAGAGGGATGGGATGTCCAGAACGTCACTGTGGTTGTAGGTCTTCGACCTTACACGTCTAAGGCCAATATTCTTCCAGAGCAGACGATTGGTCGTGGTCTAAGGCTGATGTTTCGGGGCCAAGGCAACGGTTATACCGAACGAGTGGACGTGATCGGAAATAACGCGTTTATTTCTTTCGTGGATGATTTAGAAAAGCTTGAAGATTTGAAGCTGGATTCCTTCGATGTCGGGAAAGATAAACTTTCCATTGTCTCAATCATGCCGGACCCGGATAAGAAGAAATTCGATATTGGCTTGCCGCTCATCTCCCCGGTTATGGTTCGAAAGAAAAGTCTTGCCGAAGAAATTTCTGAATTGGACGTAATGAGGTTCCAAACGCCAAAGCTTCCCATCAAAAAAGGGGATTCGGAAGAAACGACCTTTACCTACGAGGGGTTCGACTACATCACCCTGGTTAAGGAAGTGGAACGGAAATACACCATTCCTGAACCACAGACACCCCAGGAGGTCATCGGCTACTATGCCAGGCAAATAGCCCAGGAGGTCAAATTACCTTCCCAATTTGCGGCACTGGTTCCGAGGATTAAAGAATTCTTCGAGAAGAAGGCCTTTGGTCGGGAGGTCAACCTAGAAGATCCCGAAATCCTGAAGGCTATGACAACAAATGTTTCGCAATATGTCTGTGTTCAAGCCTTCAAGAAGGAACTGCAAAGCAAGATTGTCGCAGAACAAACCCCAAAACTTGAGGGCGCGGACCGTCTATTATCCGACTTGAACCCTCCTTTCCCATGGGGAAGGCCGGTTTATGAGAGTAAAAAGACGATTCTCAACCTAGTTCCATGTGATAACGAATTTGAACGAACTTTCGCGAAGTTTTTGGATAAGGCGGAAGATGTGAAGTCTTTTTCCAAAATTCCACAAAGTTTTGGGTTTTCAATAGACTACGTTGACGGCAATTACAATCAACGAAGCTATCACCCGGATTTTGTGGCGATTGCCGAGGATGGAACCAACTGGCTTTTGGAAACGAAAGGTCAGGAAGGTGAAGAAACACGGTTCAAGGATGCTGCGGCTGAAAGATGGTGTGAGAATGCTAGCGAGCTAACCAAAAAATCTTGGCGGTATAAAAAAATCCCCCAGAAAAAGTTTAACGAATTGCAACCAACTACATTATTGGATTTGGCAGTCTTATAA
- a CDS encoding DUF262 domain-containing protein, which produces MAEKIDVRPRNLRSLIDEIEVGLLKIPQFQREVVWDLPDCVKLIDSVYKCFPIGSLVIWETYEKLADVRSIGNITLPLPPDGRKPSYVLDGQQRLTALYACAKEASVKRKNRRNPIPYVAWYDFEKDEFTHLKPEIGVTFRQLISDNYDPFRDPLPEIYKPIFTKVRTVLLEKYKFACVEIDERDLEQACIIFERINNSGKKLTVFDLLVAKLYPFSFDLRAKWKELEKSLKHFDGLNPILPMQSISLKTIRLDEDKTSSEFEKYGCHKRHLLKIDSTYVSENWEEVTECFKLALDFAQTRLGIAEYDLLAYEPTIPLITLFFLLNDHKGPNGNQAIWLERYFWRSCISARYSSSPESSMEEDGLLIREIQRNGSPALLKVNQVTPEMILDARYDRRDGFVLTILAMLASRKPRSFKSSTLIPIPTSFSKYNATELHHIFPRGWLKRTGKKDWLDKEHSLANICMAPAKEQRHEIAAKPPSEYLEMFSTSNPQLDLALESHLLNGELEKYLKKDQFDDFLKARAKVMADKLNSLAGLD; this is translated from the coding sequence ATGGCTGAAAAAATTGACGTTCGTCCACGCAATCTTCGTTCATTGATCGACGAAATTGAGGTAGGACTTTTAAAAATTCCACAATTTCAAAGAGAAGTTGTTTGGGACCTTCCGGATTGTGTGAAACTAATAGACAGCGTTTATAAATGTTTTCCCATTGGCAGTTTAGTGATTTGGGAGACCTACGAAAAATTGGCGGATGTTCGATCCATTGGAAACATAACCTTACCTTTGCCTCCGGATGGTAGAAAGCCGTCGTATGTTTTAGATGGACAACAAAGGTTAACGGCTCTCTATGCTTGCGCAAAAGAAGCGAGCGTTAAAAGGAAAAATCGAAGGAATCCGATCCCTTATGTAGCTTGGTACGATTTTGAGAAAGATGAATTTACGCATCTCAAACCGGAAATCGGCGTTACCTTCAGACAACTTATTTCAGATAATTACGATCCATTTCGGGATCCATTGCCCGAAATATACAAACCCATTTTTACAAAAGTCCGAACAGTTCTGTTGGAGAAATACAAATTCGCTTGTGTTGAGATAGATGAACGTGATTTAGAGCAAGCCTGCATAATTTTTGAACGAATTAATAATTCGGGGAAAAAATTAACAGTCTTTGATTTGCTTGTCGCGAAATTGTATCCATTTTCTTTTGACCTGAGGGCAAAGTGGAAGGAACTGGAGAAAAGTTTAAAACATTTTGATGGGCTCAATCCCATCCTGCCAATGCAATCCATCTCCCTAAAAACTATTCGTTTAGATGAGGATAAAACATCAAGTGAATTTGAAAAATATGGTTGTCATAAACGACACCTTTTAAAAATAGATTCAACATACGTGTCCGAAAATTGGGAAGAAGTAACAGAGTGTTTTAAGTTGGCTTTAGATTTTGCCCAGACTCGTCTTGGTATTGCTGAGTATGATTTGTTGGCTTATGAGCCCACCATTCCTTTGATCACTCTATTCTTTTTGCTGAATGACCATAAAGGGCCGAATGGTAACCAAGCAATTTGGCTTGAAAGATATTTTTGGCGTTCTTGTATAAGCGCTCGTTACTCCTCTAGTCCTGAGAGCAGTATGGAAGAGGATGGGTTATTAATTAGAGAAATTCAGCGGAATGGATCTCCTGCGCTTCTTAAAGTAAACCAAGTTACGCCTGAAATGATTCTGGATGCTCGTTACGACAGGAGAGATGGTTTTGTATTAACGATACTGGCCATGCTTGCTTCTAGAAAGCCAAGGTCGTTTAAATCCTCGACGTTAATTCCCATACCAACATCTTTTTCCAAGTATAACGCTACAGAGCTTCATCACATTTTTCCCAGAGGGTGGTTGAAACGAACCGGAAAAAAGGATTGGTTAGACAAAGAACATTCTTTGGCGAATATTTGCATGGCTCCTGCGAAGGAGCAACGTCATGAAATAGCGGCAAAACCTCCAAGCGAATATTTAGAGATGTTTTCGACTTCAAATCCGCAATTGGATTTGGCCTTAGAAAGCCACTTGCTGAACGGCGAATTAGAGAAATATTTAAAAAAAGATCAGTTTGATGATTTTCTTAAAGCGCGGGCAAAAGTAATGGCGGATAAATTGAATTCTCTTGCTGGACTGGATTAA